From one Nocardioides yefusunii genomic stretch:
- a CDS encoding NAD-dependent succinate-semialdehyde dehydrogenase → MSPHSTRPGTPHGTPVTVPGSWHPRGAVFVAGQWRDGHGGDVVVDDPATAQVLATLKGADAADVTAAADAAQAAGAAWAATAPRRRSEILRAVFEAMHARSDEIAELITAENGKSLADSLAEVTYAAEFFRWFSEEAVRTHGGFGVAPAGGTRTLVQSRPVGVAALVTPWNFPAAMVTRKIAPALAAGCTVVVKPPAETPLTSLFIAELIDDVLRDAGMEAGIVNVVPSDDSAMVGTTLLAHPDVRKISFTGSTRVGRILLAQAAERIVNSSMELGGNAPFVVTDTADVDAAVAGAMIAKFRNGGQACTAANRFHVHRDVHDEFVEKFAARIAALNVGPGASGAEIGPMVSAKARDSIAEVVDAAVADGARIHTTAPVPEGAGYWYPPTLLTGVSPDAAIVQHELFGPVAPVIVFDDVEEMIAHANSTEMGLAGYVYDRDLARAMRIAERLEIGMIGINRGLVSDPAAPFGGTKQSGLGREGAREGMDAFLETQYLSIAWE, encoded by the coding sequence ATGTCCCCCCACAGCACACGCCCGGGCACGCCGCACGGCACTCCCGTCACTGTTCCCGGTTCCTGGCATCCACGCGGTGCGGTGTTCGTGGCGGGGCAGTGGCGCGACGGCCACGGCGGGGACGTGGTGGTCGACGACCCCGCGACCGCCCAGGTGCTCGCCACCCTCAAGGGTGCTGACGCCGCCGACGTGACCGCTGCCGCCGACGCCGCCCAGGCCGCCGGTGCAGCATGGGCGGCCACCGCGCCTCGTCGTCGTTCGGAGATCCTGCGGGCCGTCTTCGAGGCGATGCACGCCCGCAGCGACGAGATCGCCGAGCTGATCACGGCCGAGAACGGCAAGTCGTTGGCCGACTCCCTGGCCGAGGTCACCTACGCCGCAGAGTTCTTCCGCTGGTTCTCCGAGGAAGCGGTCCGCACCCACGGCGGCTTCGGCGTCGCCCCGGCCGGTGGCACCCGCACCCTGGTGCAGTCCCGTCCGGTCGGTGTCGCAGCCCTCGTCACGCCCTGGAACTTCCCCGCCGCGATGGTGACCCGCAAGATCGCGCCCGCGCTCGCCGCGGGCTGCACCGTCGTCGTGAAGCCCCCGGCCGAGACCCCGCTGACCTCGCTCTTCATCGCCGAACTCATCGACGACGTGCTCCGTGACGCCGGCATGGAAGCAGGGATCGTCAACGTCGTACCGTCCGACGACTCCGCGATGGTCGGAACGACGCTGCTCGCCCACCCCGACGTCCGCAAGATCTCCTTCACCGGATCCACCCGCGTGGGGCGGATCCTGCTCGCCCAGGCCGCCGAACGGATCGTGAACTCCTCGATGGAGCTCGGCGGCAACGCCCCCTTCGTGGTCACCGACACTGCCGACGTCGACGCTGCCGTCGCCGGCGCGATGATCGCCAAGTTCCGCAACGGCGGCCAGGCCTGCACGGCCGCCAACCGGTTCCACGTCCACCGCGACGTGCACGACGAGTTCGTGGAGAAGTTCGCCGCTCGGATCGCGGCGCTCAACGTCGGGCCGGGAGCTTCCGGCGCCGAGATCGGTCCGATGGTCTCGGCCAAGGCCCGCGACTCCATCGCGGAGGTCGTCGACGCAGCCGTCGCCGACGGTGCTCGGATCCACACCACCGCGCCGGTGCCCGAGGGCGCCGGGTACTGGTACCCGCCGACGCTGCTGACCGGCGTGAGCCCCGATGCCGCGATCGTCCAGCACGAACTCTTCGGCCCCGTCGCGCCGGTGATCGTCTTCGATGACGTCGAGGAGATGATCGCCCACGCCAACAGCACCGAGATGGGGCTGGCTGGCTACGTCTACGACCGTGACCTAGCACGCGCGATGCGGATCGCCGAACGTCTCGAGATCGGGATGATCGGCATCAACCGCGGACTCGTCTCCGACCCCGCCGCCCCGTTCGGCGGCACCAAGCAGTCGGGTCTGGGACGCGAAGGCGCCCGCGAGGGCATGGACGCGTTCCTCGAGACCCAGTACCTCTCGATCGCCTGGGAATGA